One window of the Methanomicrobiales archaeon genome contains the following:
- a CDS encoding DUF2150 family protein: protein MAKKRSKEEEQPQKLFYIFYSQERWNNWINTLRGMNFEPEGDEMPEGYQALYNFTEDITISTLKIVRLYQNGRFTREEALEKLGQVEAIVMSDLPEDRIGEIVESLQLSLLVLFASCRKYLEGGFDKSAIKTHVKEGRALADTDLEGALALAADIGASVIDGASCCEKYLKDDMKDSTLFDEWLIEIETMRDEMKSLKNFDEEPGEVT, encoded by the coding sequence ATGGCAAAGAAACGCAGCAAGGAAGAGGAGCAGCCGCAGAAGTTGTTCTATATCTTCTATAGCCAGGAGCGCTGGAATAACTGGATCAACACGTTGAGAGGGATGAACTTCGAGCCCGAGGGCGATGAGATGCCGGAGGGCTACCAGGCGCTTTACAACTTCACCGAGGATATCACCATCTCGACCCTGAAGATCGTGCGGCTCTACCAGAACGGGCGGTTCACCAGGGAGGAGGCGCTGGAGAAGCTCGGGCAGGTGGAGGCGATCGTGATGTCGGATCTGCCCGAGGACCGGATCGGCGAGATCGTCGAGTCTCTCCAGCTCTCCCTCCTGGTGCTCTTTGCCTCCTGCCGCAAGTACCTGGAAGGCGGCTTCGACAAGAGCGCGATCAAGACTCACGTGAAGGAGGGTCGGGCCCTCGCCGATACGGATCTGGAGGGGGCGCTGGCGCTCGCCGCCGATATCGGCGCCAGCGTCATCGACGGGGCCTCCTGCTGCGAGAAATACTTAAAAGACGATATGAAGGACTCCACCTTATTTGACGAGTGGCTGATCGAGATCGAGACGATGCGCGACGAGATGAAGAGCCTGAAGAACTTCGACGAGGAGCCCGGAGAAGTCACGTGA
- a CDS encoding DUF5814 domain-containing protein: MIADKARFRASRKVERISGVRLPEFMFHGAFLEAISTLNFRNLEDSLHDQLLAFVREFLTCDCRDAPLCGCPERRFAMLIIELREGGMDHREISAHLLEEYGIDIYPADILSFLEDSVHVLEAIRDVANLQGEEDLAKKTEEHIKSIEG; this comes from the coding sequence GTGATCGCGGACAAAGCCCGGTTCCGCGCGTCGAGGAAGGTGGAGCGGATCTCCGGCGTGCGGCTGCCGGAGTTCATGTTCCACGGTGCGTTCCTGGAGGCGATCAGCACGCTCAACTTCCGGAACCTGGAGGACAGTCTGCACGACCAGCTCCTGGCCTTCGTCCGGGAGTTCCTGACCTGCGACTGCCGCGACGCCCCGCTCTGCGGATGCCCCGAGAGGCGGTTCGCGATGCTGATCATCGAACTCCGCGAGGGCGGCATGGACCACCGCGAGATCTCTGCGCACCTGCTCGAGGAGTACGGGATCGATATCTACCCCGCCGACATCCTCTCGTTTCTGGAGGACTCCGTCCACGTCCTGGAGGCGATCCGCGACGTGGCGAATCTCCAGGGGGAGGAGGACCTGGCGAAGAAGACCGAGGAGCACATCAAGAGCATCGAGGGATGA
- a CDS encoding hemolysin family protein — MPDLTVNVIILLLLILGNGLFSLAEFAVVSARRARLQQMADGGDENARAALELLRSPNRFLSTIQIGITLIGILAGAFGGATVAAQLDAVLSTIPAIAPYSASLSLGIVVVTITYLTLVLGEIVPKRLALQNPERLAGLVANPMRAVSLIAAPFVYVLSVSTDAVLRLFGVRGPPQPTVTEEEIRILIEQGIEAGTFEETERDMVEHVFELGDRRVNALMTPRTEIVWMDVNDTPEKIRDKIVESGHSRYPVAEGSLDETLGMVRVQDIVAQLLSGSPTDLRASLRRILFVPESIRVFKALEIFQQSGIHFALVIDEYGSVQGLITLEDILEEVVGEIPSVEELAEPMAIQREDGSWLLDGMLPVDEFKEIFGMDTLPAEDTYQTLAGFVLLQTGHIPTIGTRFEWGGLRFEVVDMDRNRIDKMLVTPLPPPAAATAGG; from the coding sequence ATGCCGGATCTGACGGTGAACGTCATCATCCTCCTCCTGCTCATCCTCGGAAACGGCCTCTTCTCCCTGGCCGAGTTCGCCGTTGTCTCGGCCCGGCGGGCGCGGCTCCAGCAGATGGCCGACGGCGGGGACGAGAACGCCCGGGCGGCGCTCGAGCTCTTGAGATCCCCCAACCGATTCCTCTCCACGATCCAGATCGGGATCACCCTGATTGGCATCCTCGCCGGCGCCTTCGGAGGCGCCACCGTCGCCGCCCAGCTGGATGCCGTCCTCTCGACGATACCCGCCATCGCCCCTTACAGCGCCTCCCTCTCCCTCGGCATCGTCGTCGTTACGATCACATACCTGACCCTGGTGCTGGGGGAGATCGTCCCCAAGAGGCTCGCACTGCAGAATCCCGAACGTCTCGCCGGTCTCGTGGCAAATCCGATGCGGGCGGTCTCCCTGATCGCCGCCCCCTTCGTGTACGTCCTGTCCGTATCGACGGATGCGGTTCTCCGCCTGTTCGGCGTGCGGGGGCCTCCGCAGCCGACGGTCACCGAGGAGGAGATCCGGATCCTGATCGAGCAGGGGATCGAGGCCGGTACGTTCGAGGAGACCGAGAGGGACATGGTGGAGCACGTGTTCGAGCTCGGGGACCGACGGGTGAACGCCCTGATGACGCCCCGCACCGAGATCGTCTGGATGGACGTCAACGACACCCCCGAGAAGATCCGCGACAAGATCGTGGAGAGCGGCCACTCGCGGTATCCGGTCGCCGAAGGTTCGCTGGACGAGACGCTGGGCATGGTGCGGGTGCAGGACATCGTCGCGCAGCTCCTGTCGGGATCGCCGACGGATCTGCGGGCATCGCTCCGCCGCATTCTCTTCGTCCCGGAGAGCATTCGTGTGTTCAAGGCGCTCGAGATCTTCCAGCAGTCGGGAATCCACTTCGCCCTCGTCATCGACGAGTACGGGAGCGTGCAGGGGCTGATCACGCTGGAGGACATCCTGGAGGAGGTGGTGGGCGAGATACCCTCCGTCGAGGAGCTGGCCGAACCCATGGCGATCCAGCGCGAGGACGGCTCCTGGCTCCTCGACGGGATGCTCCCGGTAGACGAGTTCAAGGAGATCTTCGGAATGGATACGCTGCCCGCCGAGGATACCTACCAGACCCTGGCAGGTTTCGTGCTGCTCCAGACGGGGCATATCCCGACCATCGGCACGCGGTTCGAGTGGGGCGGGCTGCGGTTCGAGGTGGTGGACATGGACAGGAACCGCATCGACAAGATGCTGGTGACGCCGCTGCCGCCGCCCGCCGCCGCCACGGCCGGGGGCTGA
- the wecB gene encoding UDP-N-acetylglucosamine 2-epimerase (non-hydrolyzing) codes for MRVASIVGARPNFVKLAPLSKELRRHCEEIIIHTGQHYDYALDRIFFSELGIPEPDYHLHVGSGTHGYQTGEMLKRIEETLISAPPDLVLVFGDTNTTLSGALAAAKLRIPLAHVESGLRSFDRRMPEEINRILVDHCSDLLFCPTETAVRHLAREGITEGVHLTGDVMVDVLRGSVHLAIGKSRILEEQHLAARGYYLATVHRAENTDNIENLNNIVAAFCEIGDVVFLCHPRTERRLKEYGLWDRLNACITVLPPAGFFDMICLERNAKMILTDSGGVQKEAYIFKVPCITLRDSTEWSETLEEGWNVLAGADRDAIISLAEGFQPDEGSHTELFGRGDASARIVEIIRSTFGD; via the coding sequence ATGAGAGTCGCATCCATCGTCGGGGCGCGGCCCAACTTCGTCAAACTGGCGCCGCTCTCGAAGGAACTGCGGCGGCATTGCGAGGAGATCATCATCCACACCGGCCAGCATTACGACTATGCCCTGGACAGGATCTTCTTCAGCGAGCTCGGCATCCCGGAGCCCGATTACCACCTACATGTGGGGTCCGGAACGCACGGCTACCAGACGGGAGAGATGCTGAAGAGGATCGAGGAGACGCTCATCTCGGCGCCTCCGGATCTGGTCCTCGTCTTCGGCGATACGAACACCACCCTGTCCGGTGCCCTCGCCGCCGCGAAGCTCCGCATCCCGCTTGCCCACGTCGAGTCCGGGCTGCGTTCTTTTGATCGCCGCATGCCCGAAGAGATCAACCGCATCCTCGTGGATCACTGTTCGGATCTCCTCTTCTGCCCCACGGAGACCGCCGTGCGGCACCTGGCGAGAGAGGGGATCACGGAGGGTGTTCACCTGACGGGGGACGTGATGGTCGACGTTCTGCGGGGATCGGTCCATCTGGCGATCGGAAAATCCAGGATTCTCGAGGAGCAGCATCTCGCAGCCCGCGGCTACTACCTGGCAACCGTCCACCGCGCAGAGAATACCGACAATATCGAAAACCTGAACAATATCGTGGCTGCGTTCTGCGAGATCGGCGATGTCGTCTTTCTGTGCCACCCGAGGACGGAGAGGAGGCTGAAAGAGTACGGCCTCTGGGATCGCCTGAACGCCTGCATCACCGTCCTGCCTCCCGCAGGTTTCTTCGACATGATCTGTCTGGAGAGAAATGCGAAGATGATCCTGACCGACTCCGGCGGCGTGCAGAAAGAGGCGTACATCTTCAAAGTGCCCTGCATCACGCTCCGGGACTCGACGGAGTGGAGCGAGACACTCGAAGAGGGGTGGAACGTGCTGGCGGGAGCGGACAGGGATGCCATCATCTCCCTGGCCGAAGGCTTCCAGCCCGATGAAGGTTCCCATACAGAACTATTCGGAAGAGGGGACGCCAGCGCGAGAATCGTGGAGATCATCCGCAGCACTTTCGGCGACTGA